The following coding sequences lie in one Arachis ipaensis cultivar K30076 chromosome B05, Araip1.1, whole genome shotgun sequence genomic window:
- the LOC107640844 gene encoding uncharacterized protein LOC107640844, which translates to MTLAPYKGIGDPKVHVTKFESMMFLNSDCDPILCRSFPTFLDGAALLWFSNLPAGSITSFDEFAKMFINHFAASKIYVRDLDYLSTIKQGPHESLKEYMTRFTTAAMEIPDLNPEVQLHAIKSGLRLGKFQEAIAVAKPKTLEEF; encoded by the coding sequence ATGACCCTGGCGCCATACAAAGGCATCGGGGATCCGAAAGTCCACGTCACCAAGTTCGAATCCATGATGTTCCTCAACAGCGATTGCGACCCCATTCTGTGCCGCTCCTTTCCCACTTTCCTGGATGGAGCTGCTTTGCTATGGTTCTCTAATTTGCCTGCAGGATCCATAACTAGCTTCGACGAGTTCGCCAAGATGTTCATCAATCATTTCGCAGCATCAAAAATATATGTCAGAGACTTAGACTATCTTAGCACAATCAAGCAGGGCCCGCATGAAAGTCTCAAGGAATACATGACGCGTTTCACTACGGCGGCCATGGAAATCCCGGACTTAAACCCAGAAGTACAACTGCATGCTATCAAAAGTGGGCTCCGACTAGGGAAGTTCCAAGAAGCTATAGCTGTGGCCAAACCAAAGACGCTAGAAGAGTTCTGA
- the LOC107640846 gene encoding uncharacterized protein LOC107640846, whose protein sequence is MDECVAAKDLLERLARQGLLEKYISSRSQKDADTSKPKYNSERRDKGSWRDPVETPTTKGVINYISGGFAGGGMTNTARKRSYRAMMTMEGTQQNSPTPTSSTAINFGAGDFKTRAPNLDDPVIISVSMGPLTVKKVLLDPGSSADVLFYSTFKKMQLSDISLQPSGGSWQAFRAKESLYPATSG, encoded by the coding sequence ATGGACGAGTGTGTAGCTGCTAAAGATTTGCTGGAAAGACTAGCAAGGCAGGGGCTATTAGAGAAGTATATAAGCTCTAGGAGTCAGAAGGACGCAGATACAAGTAAACCGAAGTATAATTCGGAACGCAGAGACAAAGGATCGTGGCGAGACCCAGTCGAAACCCCAACCACCAAAGGAGTCATAAACTACATCTCAGGAGGTTTTGCAGGGGGAGGAATGACGAACACAGCAAGGAAGCGAAGTTACAGAGCCATGATGACAATGGAAGGAACTCAACAAAACTCCCCAACACCAACCTCCTCAACCGCCATCAACTTCGGTGCTGGTGATTTCAAAACAAGAGCACCAAACCTAGATGACCCAGTCATAATTTCAGTGAGCATGGGACCCTTGACTGTGAAAAAGGTGCTGCTCGACCCAGGAAGCAGCGCCGATGTCCTTTTttattccacattcaaaaagatgCAACTGAGCGATATTTCACTACAACCGTCGGGGGGGAGCTGGCAGGCTTTTCGGGCGAAAGAGTCCCTATATCCGGCTACATCTGGATGA